A genomic stretch from Corynebacterium sp. 21KM1197 includes:
- the dapD gene encoding 2,3,4,5-tetrahydropyridine-2,6-dicarboxylate N-succinyltransferase, giving the protein MTSASAQGIATLTHDGTVLDVWFPAPQLHDTPLTAGTDRLNETPAHLTALTGPDEDRGVARVAVETRIASLDEAPADAYDAYLRLHLLSHRLVRPHGQNMDGIFGLLANVVWTNYGPCTPADFQMVRARLAARGPVTVYSVDKFPRMVDYVVPTGVRIGDADRVRLGAHLAEGTTVMHEGFVNFNAGTLGNSMVEGRISAGVVVGNGSDVGGGASIMGTLSGGGKEVISIGERCLLGANAGVGISLGDDCVVEAGLYVTAGTKVSVFGAVAQAAGVEDGSAVKASALSGASGVLFRRNSVSGAVEATPYTSSVSLNEELHAN; this is encoded by the coding sequence TGACCGCAGGCACGGATCGCCTCAACGAGACCCCCGCCCACCTCACCGCGCTCACCGGCCCGGACGAGGATCGTGGCGTAGCTCGCGTGGCGGTGGAGACCCGCATTGCCTCCCTGGATGAGGCCCCTGCCGACGCTTATGACGCCTACCTGCGCCTGCACCTGCTCTCCCACCGCCTGGTGCGCCCGCACGGGCAAAACATGGACGGTATCTTCGGCCTCCTGGCCAACGTGGTGTGGACGAATTACGGCCCCTGCACTCCCGCCGATTTCCAAATGGTGCGGGCCCGCCTTGCCGCGCGCGGCCCGGTAACCGTGTATTCCGTGGACAAGTTCCCGCGCATGGTGGATTACGTGGTTCCCACCGGCGTGCGCATCGGTGACGCCGATCGCGTGCGCCTGGGTGCCCACCTGGCCGAGGGAACCACCGTCATGCACGAGGGTTTTGTGAACTTCAACGCGGGCACCCTGGGAAACTCCATGGTAGAGGGCCGCATTTCCGCCGGTGTGGTAGTGGGCAATGGTTCTGATGTGGGCGGCGGAGCCTCCATCATGGGCACGCTCTCCGGTGGCGGCAAGGAGGTCATCTCCATCGGTGAGCGCTGCCTGCTGGGCGCCAACGCCGGCGTGGGCATCTCCCTCGGTGATGACTGCGTGGTGGAGGCCGGCCTGTACGTCACGGCCGGTACCAAGGTTTCCGTATTTGGTGCTGTGGCCCAGGCCGCCGGGGTCGAAGATGGCTCCGCCGTCAAGGCTTCCGCTCTTTCCGGCGCCTCCGGTGTGCTCTTCCGTCGCAACTCCGTCTCCGGCGCTGTGGAGGCCACCCCCTATACCTCCTCGGTATCCCTCAATGAGGAACTGCACGCTAACTAA